The proteins below are encoded in one region of Engraulis encrasicolus isolate BLACKSEA-1 chromosome 1, IST_EnEncr_1.0, whole genome shotgun sequence:
- the LOC134457580 gene encoding 52 kDa repressor of the inhibitor of the protein kinase-like, with protein sequence MTGDDWGRGGRSESGREKVRRWRDDHDPDPEAGDVMPHFLSVILSAGAGGGRVDGSQQKTSNNSANANSANGSTNSGGGKSTTTKASEPEPAPRPPRPTFTPLSNFQALVEFRMNAGDEPLRRRLESTATNAETLSADKLGRMLDVAAGCVRDELLLRLHLFSLIAAEPVEMRSAATGTRDGSGDGVGTESGAGVFLPLFVRFVDLTQGVASRPQEELLGFVALDGDGEALAERLLDFATATCSLDMAKCRGFAYDCGADGGARHALRMRTAAEHITQRHPGVVRTLWSRCGLNATLAESASTPATQLVIGTLGRVEALLRSSPALRLELERTVATCFRHDEDNARSLLAACRGRWSRRHDAFQLTFDLLEPLKTCLEAAAGYGEVMSGGEVAAEVRVSERVARDCLALLDTLSDFEFLAGLVVLKNALSFTRAFGRNLQGGALDVHMATGSVTAVLHSLVEVADNIDVYHEFWFEEAALAAAALGVPVRIPLRHMRKCAALGAAEPQPETYYKEHLTVPVVSYVISELNELFSETHLRVLRCLSLVPAVMGQLKFAPDVVAEESAVAEVFGDELPSPTTLGTELQCWRVKWKHRSKGVPLPASIAETLQLADVKFFPNLEALLGALWHLPLLNPDEPQKQPAAAAATATTTPTQTQKKQTQGEAPEAMEEGGEKQVSGDADQNNGGDHNNEEEEEEEEEEEESGDAEEECSGEARSRLQAYLRDTPARHRCQRLALLYASMDARHDPDAMVEAYLRLHPDTH encoded by the exons cactttctttctgtcattctttcaGCCGGTGCTGGTGGTGGTCGTGTTGACGGTAGCCAACAGAAGACGTCCAACAACAGCGCCAACGCCAACAGCGCCAATGGCAGTACCAACAGCGGTGGTGGTAAGAGTACGACGACGAAAGCTTCGGAACCGGAGCCCGCTCCGAGACCCCCTCGGCCGACCTTCACGCCGCTCAGCAACTTCCAGGCGCTGGTGGAGTTCCGCATGAACGCCGGGGACGAGCCCTTGCGGCGACGACTGGAGAGCACGGCCACCAACGCGGAGACGCTGTCGGCCGACAAGCTGGGCCGCATGCTGGACGTGGCGGCGGGGTGCGTGCGGGACGAGCTGTTGCTGAGGCTGCACCTCTTCTCGCTCATCGCCGCCGAGCCCGTCGAGATGCGCAGCGCGGCCACGGGCACGCGGGACGGGAGCGGAGACGGGGTCGGGACAGAGTCGGGAGCAG GCGTCTTCCTGCCGCTGTTTGTGCGCTTCGTGGACCTGACTCAGGGCGTGGCGTCGCGTCCCCAGGAGGAGCTGCTGGGCTTCGTGGCGCTGGACGGCGACGGGGAGGCGCTGGCCGAGCGGCTGCTGGACTTTGCCACAGCCACCTGCAGCCTGGACATGGCCAAGTGCCGCGGCTTCGCCTACGACTGCGGCGCCGACGGCGGGGCGCGGCACGCCCTCCGGATGCGCACGGCAGCCGAGCACATCACCCAGCGGCACCCGGGGGTGGTGCGCACGCTCTGGTCGCGCTGCGGCCTCAACGCCACGCTGGCCGAGAGCGCCAGCACCCCCGCCACACAG CTGGTGATTGGCACGCTGGGCCGCGTGGAGGCGTTGCTGCGGTCGTCGCCCGCGCTGCGCCTGGAGCTGGAGCGCACCGTGGCAACCTGCTTCCGGCACGACGAGGACAACGCCCGCAGCCTGCTGGCCGCCTGCCGTGGGCGCTGGAGCCGGCGCCACGATGCCTTCcagctgacctttgacctcctgGAGCCCCTGAAGACGTGCCTAGAGGCGGCGGCCGGCTACGGGGAGGTGATGTCGGGCGGCGAGGTGGCGGCGGAGGTGCGCGTGAGCGAGCGGGTGGCGCGCGACTGCCTGGCGCTGCTGGACACGCTGAGCGACTTTGAGTTCCTGGCGGGCCTGGTGGTGCTGAAGAACGCGCTGAGCTTCACGCGCGCCTTCGGACGCAACCTGCAGGGCGGCGCCCTCGACGTGCACATGGCCACCGGCAGCGTGACGGCCGTGCTGCATTCGCTCGTGGAG GTGGCGGACAACATCGACGTGTATCACGAGTTCTGGTTCGAGGAGGCTGCGTTGGCGGCGGCGGCGCTGGGGGTGCCGGTGCGCATCCCGCTGCGCCACATGAGGAAGTGCGCCGCACTGGGGGCAGCCGAGCCACAGCCCGAGACGTACTACAAG GAGCACCTGACGGTGCCGGTGGTGAGCTACGTGATCTCGGAGCTGAACGAGCTGTTCTCGGAGACGCACCTGCGCGTGCTGCGCTGCCTGTCGCTGGTGCCCGCCGTGATGGGCCAGCTCAAGTTCGCACCCGACGTGGTGGCCGAGGAGTCCGCCGTCGCAGAG GTGTTTGGTGATGAGCTGCCCAGCCCCACCACCTTGGGCACGGAGCTGCAGTGCTGGCGCGTCAAGTGGAAGCACCGCAGCAAGGGGGTGCCGCTGCCCGCCAGCATCGCCGAGACCCTGCAGCTGGCCGACGTCAAGTTCTTCCCCAACCTGGAGGCCCtgctgggggcgctgtggcacctGCCCCTGCTCAACCCCGACGAGCCCCAGAAACAaccagcagcggcggcagcaacAGCAACGACCACACCAACCCAGACCCAGAAGAAGCAGACACAGGGGGAGGCGCCGGAAGCcatggaggagggaggtgagaaGCAGGTCAGTGGAGACGCCGATCAAAACAACGGAGGTGATCATAacaatgaggaggaagaggaggaggaggaagaagaggaggagagcggcgACGCAGAGGAGGAGTGCAGTGGCGAGGCGCGTAGCCGTCTGCAGGCGTACCTGCGCGACACGCCCGCGCGCCACCGCTGCCAGCGGCTGGCCCTGCTCTACGCCAGCATGGACGCGCGGCACGACCCCGACGCCATGGTGGAGGCCTACCTCCGACTCCACCCCGACACACACTGA